One Rhodococcus sp. P1Y DNA window includes the following coding sequences:
- a CDS encoding DUF1707 SHOCT-like domain-containing protein, which translates to MADNPDVRIGTAEREQALSNLSQHLSDGRLTLTEFDERSAVVTSATTRRELDSVFTDLPTPSLAPTASRPLDISKSSKPATPASTPPVPDDGWDWRKAVMGAAPIIALILFFVVPVSNSWLFFLLIPLAGALLFGGDRSRGRDR; encoded by the coding sequence ATGGCAGACAACCCGGACGTTCGTATAGGTACGGCCGAGCGCGAGCAAGCGCTTTCGAACCTGAGTCAGCACTTGAGCGACGGGCGTTTGACCCTGACGGAGTTCGACGAGCGCAGCGCCGTGGTCACCTCGGCTACGACCCGTCGCGAACTCGACTCCGTGTTCACCGATTTGCCGACGCCGTCGCTCGCGCCCACCGCGTCTCGCCCGCTCGACATATCCAAGTCCTCCAAGCCTGCAACTCCCGCATCGACACCGCCCGTCCCCGACGACGGGTGGGACTGGCGTAAGGCTGTGATGGGTGCTGCCCCCATCATCGCGTTGATCCTGTTCTTCGTTGTGCCAGTGTCGAACAGCTGGTTGTTCTTTCTTCTGATCCCGCTCGCCGGCGCCCTGTTGTTCGGCGGCGACCGCTCGAGGGGGCGTGACCGCTGA
- a CDS encoding AAA family ATPase, giving the protein MGTDVPLYGDLVILGPDDPLPGRPTRIVVAGTSGSGKTTLSGRLAAVLGTEHTEIDALYHGPSWIPRESFESDVDAFSSRESWVTEWQYGLVRDRLADRADLMVWLDLPRSTVMQQVIARTVRRRLRREVLWNGNIEAPLHRIFVERDHIVRWAWTTHRTTQRKVRAVAERRPDLPVVRLRSHHEADRWTSGPLADAASQGFPC; this is encoded by the coding sequence GTGGGCACAGATGTGCCGTTGTACGGTGACTTAGTGATTCTCGGCCCTGACGACCCCCTTCCTGGGCGGCCGACCCGCATTGTTGTTGCGGGTACGTCAGGGTCGGGCAAGACGACGCTGTCAGGACGACTTGCGGCGGTACTCGGGACCGAACACACAGAGATCGACGCGCTCTATCACGGCCCTAGTTGGATTCCGCGTGAGTCGTTCGAATCCGACGTCGACGCATTCAGTAGCCGCGAGTCGTGGGTGACCGAGTGGCAGTACGGCCTGGTTCGCGATCGGCTGGCAGATCGAGCAGACCTGATGGTCTGGCTCGATCTGCCGCGATCGACAGTCATGCAGCAAGTGATTGCGAGAACCGTCCGACGGCGTCTGCGACGAGAAGTCCTGTGGAACGGCAACATCGAGGCTCCGCTGCATCGAATATTCGTCGAACGCGATCACATCGTCCGTTGGGCATGGACCACACATCGCACGACCCAGCGGAAAGTGCGTGCGGTTGCCGAGCGCCGTCCGGACCTCCCCGTAGTCCGACTGAGGTCTCACCACGAGGCCGACCGATGGACGTCGGGACCGCTGGCGGACGCAGCTTCTCAGGGCTTTCCCTGCTGA
- a CDS encoding VOC family protein, translating to MSVVSFDHTIIVSKDGVESSRFFRELFGLPEAESWGPFSNVLLGDGTLIQFATPPFEEIQPQHYAFRVDDALFDQAYARLTSWGVEHWADPRMAAPGTINHDHGGRGVYFRDPSGHFIEMLTTSYLE from the coding sequence TTGTCTGTTGTTTCGTTCGACCACACCATCATCGTGTCCAAGGACGGCGTCGAGTCGTCCCGATTCTTTCGTGAGTTGTTCGGCCTCCCCGAGGCCGAATCATGGGGCCCGTTCTCGAACGTCCTGTTGGGCGACGGAACGTTGATTCAATTCGCAACGCCCCCGTTCGAAGAGATTCAGCCCCAGCATTACGCCTTTCGCGTGGACGACGCATTGTTCGATCAGGCGTATGCCCGACTGACGTCATGGGGCGTCGAACACTGGGCTGATCCGCGCATGGCTGCACCGGGGACGATCAATCACGATCACGGCGGGCGGGGAGTCTACTTCCGCGATCCGAGTGGACATTTCATAGAAATGTTGACCACGTCGTACCTGGAGTAG
- the uraD gene encoding 2-oxo-4-hydroxy-4-carboxy-5-ureidoimidazoline decarboxylase, which yields MSVLPIKRRRVHPVDEVLPVPKLAAYGFQHVVAFYAGAVLVPIIIGSAIGLTNEQLIHLINADLFTCGIASIIQSVGFWKIGVRLPLLQGVTFAGVSPVIAIAMANGGGTEGLLYVYGAVIVAGLVTFFMAPYFSKLLRFFPPVVTGTVITIIGVALLPVAVNDAVTNPATHEQDPTNGRWMAYAIGTLLIIVLIQRFFKGFMATIAVLLGLVIGSAVAFVLGDMSFDGTGEASWVGFTQPFLFGAPKFSAIAIISMIVVMLIIAVETTGSVYATGEIVGKRIKKDDIAATLRADGVATVIGGTFNSFPYTAFSENVGLVRLTGIRSRWVVAAAGVIMILLGLLPKTAAVVASIPPPVLGGAALALFATVAVVGIQTLSKVDFTDHRNLIIVATSLGLAMLVTIQPTVSQGVPAWLEMLFGSGIVLGAVTAIVLNVLFFHIGNKGQAVAGGPGKGITLDKVNAMTPDEFASTFGGLVQGTPWVVERAYRQAPFADAHSLREAFQEALLAGTTEEQLELINNYPDLGSEDATGTLYATDHTGLSNLEEDEHESVVQLAAEYRQHFGFPLVICARETERYDRVIANGWSRIENATAAERSFAMIEIAKIANYRFDDLVADANPIAAARFGRLSEHR from the coding sequence ATGTCGGTCCTACCCATCAAGCGTCGCCGCGTTCATCCAGTCGACGAGGTTCTGCCCGTCCCCAAATTGGCCGCGTACGGCTTTCAGCACGTCGTCGCGTTCTATGCGGGCGCGGTGCTGGTGCCGATCATCATCGGGAGCGCGATCGGCCTGACCAACGAGCAGTTGATCCATTTGATCAACGCAGACCTGTTCACCTGCGGTATCGCATCGATCATCCAGTCGGTCGGCTTCTGGAAGATCGGCGTACGACTCCCCCTTCTTCAGGGTGTGACGTTCGCGGGCGTGTCCCCGGTCATCGCGATAGCCATGGCGAACGGCGGCGGCACCGAGGGGTTGCTGTACGTCTACGGTGCAGTCATCGTGGCAGGCCTGGTCACGTTCTTCATGGCACCGTACTTCAGCAAACTGCTGAGATTCTTCCCACCGGTGGTGACGGGAACGGTCATCACCATCATCGGCGTAGCGCTACTGCCGGTCGCGGTGAACGACGCGGTCACCAATCCGGCTACCCACGAACAGGACCCGACCAACGGGCGCTGGATGGCATACGCCATCGGCACACTGCTGATCATCGTGCTCATCCAACGCTTCTTCAAGGGTTTCATGGCGACGATCGCGGTGTTGCTCGGCCTCGTCATCGGTAGCGCCGTCGCGTTCGTGCTGGGAGACATGAGTTTCGACGGCACCGGCGAAGCATCGTGGGTCGGTTTCACGCAACCGTTCCTGTTCGGCGCCCCGAAATTCAGTGCCATCGCGATCATCTCGATGATCGTGGTCATGTTGATCATCGCGGTGGAGACCACCGGCAGTGTCTACGCCACCGGCGAGATCGTCGGCAAACGCATCAAGAAGGACGACATCGCGGCAACTCTGCGCGCCGACGGTGTCGCCACGGTCATCGGCGGCACGTTCAATTCGTTCCCCTACACGGCCTTTTCGGAAAACGTCGGCCTCGTGCGGCTCACCGGCATTCGAAGTCGATGGGTCGTTGCAGCAGCCGGCGTGATCATGATCCTGCTCGGACTCCTGCCCAAGACGGCCGCGGTCGTGGCGTCCATCCCGCCTCCCGTCCTCGGCGGCGCCGCCCTCGCACTCTTCGCGACGGTTGCCGTCGTCGGCATCCAAACCCTCTCGAAGGTCGACTTCACCGACCACCGGAACCTCATCATCGTCGCCACGAGCCTCGGTCTTGCCATGCTGGTGACCATTCAACCGACTGTGTCGCAGGGTGTTCCTGCGTGGCTGGAAATGTTGTTCGGCAGCGGCATCGTTCTCGGCGCGGTCACCGCGATCGTTCTCAACGTTCTGTTCTTCCATATCGGCAACAAGGGGCAAGCAGTCGCGGGTGGACCGGGTAAGGGGATCACCCTCGACAAGGTGAACGCCATGACACCGGACGAGTTCGCTTCTACCTTCGGTGGTCTGGTCCAGGGAACACCCTGGGTCGTCGAGCGGGCATACCGACAGGCGCCGTTCGCCGACGCCCACAGCCTGCGAGAAGCGTTCCAGGAAGCGCTGCTGGCCGGCACCACCGAGGAACAACTCGAGCTCATCAACAACTACCCCGACCTCGGCAGCGAGGACGCCACAGGCACGCTCTATGCCACCGACCACACCGGACTGTCCAACCTCGAGGAGGACGAGCACGAGTCAGTCGTTCAGCTCGCCGCGGAGTACCGACAGCACTTCGGATTCCCGTTGGTCATCTGTGCTCGGGAAACCGAGCGCTACGACCGAGTGATCGCCAACGGGTGGTCCAGAATCGAGAACGCGACGGCAGCCGAGCGGTCGTTTGCGATGATCGAAATCGCCAAGATCGCGAACTACCGCTTCGACGACCTGGTTGCCGACGCCAACCCGATTGCGGCCGCCCGGTTCGGCCGGTTGTCCGAGCACAGATAG
- the pucL gene encoding factor-independent urate hydroxylase, whose protein sequence is MTDLNGKIVLGANQYGKAENRVVRIYRDTPRHEIHDINVSSALRGDFSPAHLVGDQSNVLPTDTQKQTAYTYAKSKGLVHIESYGLDLARHYVDDVDPVEAARIELEEYAWQRVVIDGVEHDHTWTRKGEEIRTAAVTVDGTGEHQKTWVISGFKEMIILKSTGSEFAGFLEDELTVLEPTHDRVMATSLTAQWRYTHTDVDWDGVYAGVKAAMVERFANLQSLALQQTLYAMGEAVLKKYPFIAEIRMSAPNKHHFLYDIGRFGIENSGEVFNADDRPYGLIQATVEREDAPDGGSAWRTYSVVG, encoded by the coding sequence ATGACCGACCTGAACGGCAAGATCGTGCTCGGCGCCAACCAGTACGGGAAGGCCGAGAACCGCGTCGTACGTATCTACCGCGACACTCCTCGCCATGAGATCCACGACATCAACGTCTCGAGTGCATTACGCGGCGATTTCTCCCCGGCCCACCTCGTCGGCGATCAGTCGAACGTGCTGCCGACCGACACGCAGAAGCAGACCGCGTACACCTACGCCAAGTCGAAAGGTCTGGTGCACATCGAGAGCTACGGCCTCGATCTCGCGCGGCACTACGTCGACGACGTCGACCCCGTCGAGGCTGCGCGTATCGAGCTCGAGGAGTATGCATGGCAGAGAGTTGTCATCGACGGCGTCGAACACGACCACACCTGGACGCGCAAAGGCGAAGAGATACGAACTGCCGCAGTCACCGTCGACGGCACAGGTGAGCACCAGAAAACCTGGGTGATCAGCGGTTTCAAGGAGATGATCATCCTCAAGTCCACGGGATCGGAGTTCGCAGGCTTCCTCGAAGACGAATTGACCGTCCTGGAACCGACCCACGATCGCGTGATGGCCACGTCGCTGACCGCGCAGTGGCGGTACACGCACACGGATGTCGATTGGGACGGCGTGTACGCAGGCGTGAAGGCGGCCATGGTCGAACGGTTCGCCAACTTGCAGTCTCTCGCCCTGCAACAGACGTTGTACGCGATGGGCGAGGCAGTACTGAAGAAGTACCCGTTCATCGCCGAGATCCGCATGTCCGCGCCCAACAAGCACCACTTCCTCTACGACATAGGAAGATTCGGTATCGAGAACTCGGGCGAAGTGTTCAACGCCGACGACCGCCCCTACGGCCTCATACAGGCAACGGTCGAACGAGAGGACGCCCCGGACGGCGGAAGCGCATGGCGTACCTACTCGGTGGTGGGTTAG
- the nhaA gene encoding Na+/H+ antiporter NhaA encodes MPTISSRPPLFSRGSWSEADRIAALLRKETVGGILLLIAAVAALVWANSPFAQSYQSLMDFRIGPSAVHLDLTISTWAADGLLAIFFFVVGLELKREFVAGDLRDPKRAALPIAAAIGGMLVPALIFVLVNRNTGDGALQGWAIPTATDIAFAVAILAVIGTHLPTALRTFLLTLAVVDDLLAITVIAIFYTDEVNFIALALAVIPLGLFTIAVQKRIRSWWILIPLAIATWVLVHESGIHATVAGVLLGFAVPVIRSRAAGGPDAGPGLAEHFEHRIRPISAGLAIPVFAFCAAGVTVGGFSGLSSAITDPVALGIVAGLVVGKTVGIFGVTFLLSKFTKASLDSTVKWIDVVGISMLAGIGFTVSLLIGDLAFGPGTERDDHVKIGVLTGSILAALLASALLRARNTVYRKIHEDETRDDDHDGIPDVYQQGKP; translated from the coding sequence ATGCCTACAATCTCGTCGCGCCCGCCTCTGTTCTCCCGCGGTTCCTGGTCGGAAGCCGACCGGATAGCTGCGCTGCTTCGCAAAGAGACCGTTGGTGGCATTCTCTTGCTCATCGCGGCTGTTGCAGCACTCGTTTGGGCGAACTCGCCGTTCGCGCAGAGCTATCAGAGCCTGATGGACTTCCGAATCGGACCGTCGGCCGTGCACTTGGACCTTACGATATCCACTTGGGCGGCCGACGGGTTGCTCGCCATCTTCTTTTTCGTCGTCGGACTCGAGCTCAAGCGTGAATTCGTCGCTGGTGACCTGCGCGATCCGAAGCGCGCAGCGCTTCCCATTGCGGCCGCAATCGGCGGAATGTTGGTCCCCGCACTAATTTTCGTGCTCGTCAACCGCAACACAGGCGACGGCGCATTGCAGGGGTGGGCTATTCCCACAGCGACCGACATCGCATTTGCGGTAGCTATTCTCGCCGTCATCGGCACCCATCTACCCACCGCACTGAGGACATTCCTTCTTACGCTCGCAGTCGTGGACGACCTCCTGGCGATCACCGTCATTGCGATCTTCTACACGGACGAAGTCAACTTCATAGCGCTCGCTCTCGCTGTGATCCCGCTCGGTCTGTTCACGATTGCCGTCCAGAAACGAATACGGTCGTGGTGGATCCTCATTCCCCTTGCGATTGCAACGTGGGTGTTGGTACACGAGTCAGGCATCCACGCAACTGTCGCGGGAGTGCTCCTGGGTTTCGCAGTGCCGGTGATCCGAAGCCGTGCGGCGGGCGGACCGGATGCGGGTCCCGGCCTGGCCGAACACTTCGAACACCGTATTCGACCCATTTCGGCCGGCCTCGCAATTCCTGTGTTCGCATTCTGCGCGGCAGGCGTGACCGTCGGCGGCTTCAGCGGATTGAGCAGCGCGATCACGGACCCCGTGGCGCTCGGAATCGTTGCAGGCCTGGTGGTGGGCAAGACGGTCGGGATTTTCGGGGTCACGTTCCTATTGTCGAAGTTCACGAAGGCGTCGCTCGACAGCACGGTCAAGTGGATCGACGTCGTCGGAATCTCGATGCTGGCCGGCATCGGCTTCACAGTGTCGCTGCTGATCGGCGACCTCGCATTCGGGCCAGGTACCGAACGCGACGACCACGTCAAAATCGGTGTGCTCACGGGTTCGATCTTGGCGGCCCTGCTGGCCTCGGCCCTTCTTCGAGCGCGCAATACGGTCTATCGAAAAATTCACGAGGACGAGACCCGAGACGACGATCACGACGGCATTCCTGACGTCTATCAGCAGGGAAAGCCCTGA
- the uraD gene encoding 2-oxo-4-hydroxy-4-carboxy-5-ureidoimidazoline decarboxylase — MLHEWIGLDGFNRLSDRQAMHALFECCSSSIWARRVAGSRPYATRDLLLDRADRVLAELPEAEIDQALDGHPRIGARADNASSKREQAAVQGAGSDVLAALAEANRKYEAQFGHVYLVCATGRSAPDLLGILEERLGNDPETERRVLRVELAKINRIRLNRLLGPEQ; from the coding sequence TTGTTACACGAATGGATAGGTTTGGACGGATTCAACAGACTCTCGGACCGGCAGGCGATGCATGCGCTCTTCGAGTGCTGCTCGTCGTCGATCTGGGCGCGCCGCGTCGCCGGCTCACGCCCGTACGCAACGCGAGATCTTTTACTGGACAGAGCAGATCGAGTACTCGCCGAACTACCCGAAGCTGAAATCGATCAGGCTCTGGACGGCCACCCCAGAATTGGTGCGAGGGCAGACAACGCGTCGTCGAAACGGGAACAGGCCGCGGTCCAGGGCGCGGGGTCGGACGTGCTGGCGGCGCTTGCCGAAGCGAACCGAAAGTACGAGGCCCAGTTCGGGCACGTGTATCTGGTGTGTGCCACCGGACGGTCGGCGCCGGACTTGCTCGGTATCCTCGAGGAGAGGCTGGGGAACGACCCCGAAACCGAACGACGGGTGCTGCGCGTGGAATTGGCAAAGATCAACCGGATTCGACTGAACCGTCTGCTCGGACCCGAGCAATGA
- the uraH gene encoding hydroxyisourate hydrolase, which yields MSGLSTHVLDAVTGKPAAGIRVALFRATDGEIAAADTNTDGRVPELLPGPIDAGNYRLSFDTGSYFETLGTETFYPEVSISFVVDDPDAHYHVPLLLSPFAYSTYRGS from the coding sequence ATGAGCGGGCTGAGCACGCATGTGCTCGACGCCGTCACCGGAAAACCCGCAGCCGGGATCAGGGTCGCGCTCTTCCGCGCCACGGACGGCGAAATCGCCGCTGCTGACACCAACACCGACGGGCGCGTACCCGAACTGTTGCCCGGGCCGATCGATGCAGGTAATTACCGACTCTCGTTCGACACGGGCAGCTACTTCGAGACCCTCGGCACGGAGACGTTCTACCCGGAAGTATCCATATCGTTCGTCGTCGACGACCCGGATGCGCACTATCACGTTCCGCTGTTGTTGTCCCCCTTCGCTTATTCCACCTATCGCGGGAGTTGA
- a CDS encoding VOC family protein, which yields MTDTPVATLAMITLDCTDPEASASFWSSLLGWAIVHAEKDYAMLAGPSHALGFGRVEDYQAPAWPNPSGSKQFHFDLSVEDLDSAARKAVDLGARMPTDQPGETWRVLLDPSGHPFCLTKAENWG from the coding sequence ATGACCGATACTCCCGTCGCCACGCTCGCAATGATCACGCTGGACTGTACGGACCCCGAAGCGAGTGCTTCGTTCTGGTCGTCCCTGCTCGGTTGGGCCATCGTGCACGCCGAAAAGGACTACGCGATGCTCGCCGGACCTTCTCACGCGCTGGGCTTCGGCCGTGTCGAGGATTACCAGGCTCCGGCATGGCCTAATCCGAGCGGCAGCAAACAGTTTCACTTCGATCTGTCGGTGGAGGACCTCGACTCCGCGGCACGCAAGGCCGTCGACCTGGGCGCGAGAATGCCCACCGATCAGCCGGGGGAGACCTGGCGCGTACTGCTCGACCCGTCCGGGCATCCCTTCTGCCTGACCAAAGCGGAGAACTGGGGCTGA
- a CDS encoding helix-turn-helix transcriptional regulator translates to MTASKNPTGPTSTGSGVLRPDQLARHVDLVRLPCAPSLTPWVENYWMLHWDLPAGTSYRSSTLPHPAHTLSVEKGWVRDGVAALGGPVVVTGVLTRRFDVTLAAIGWVFGIKFRPGGFTSLTGADARSLRDETVSPPSKIPTATVDALAQLGPHLSADACRESADSALENLGRTTDPDYEELLGIIAAMLDDRTLIRVAQVEAHCNIGARRLQRLFAKYIGAPPKWALARYRIHDVVSELDGGYDGSLADLAARYGWFDQAHFSREFTELVGVPPSSYGA, encoded by the coding sequence GTGACGGCTAGTAAAAATCCGACAGGCCCCACATCGACGGGCTCGGGTGTTCTGCGACCCGATCAGTTGGCCCGGCATGTCGACCTCGTCAGGCTGCCGTGCGCGCCGTCGCTCACGCCCTGGGTGGAGAACTACTGGATGCTGCACTGGGATCTTCCGGCCGGGACGTCGTACCGCAGTTCGACACTTCCGCATCCCGCGCACACCCTCAGCGTCGAGAAAGGCTGGGTGCGTGACGGTGTCGCTGCGCTCGGCGGACCCGTCGTCGTGACCGGCGTTCTCACTCGCCGCTTCGACGTGACTCTGGCCGCGATCGGTTGGGTCTTCGGTATCAAATTCCGCCCCGGTGGCTTCACCAGTCTGACCGGCGCCGATGCGAGGTCTCTCCGAGATGAAACGGTGTCTCCGCCATCGAAGATTCCGACAGCGACGGTCGATGCGTTGGCCCAACTCGGACCGCACCTGAGTGCTGACGCCTGTCGGGAGAGCGCAGACTCGGCGTTGGAGAACCTCGGTCGCACAACCGATCCCGACTACGAAGAGCTACTCGGCATCATCGCGGCCATGTTGGACGATCGCACGTTGATTCGCGTCGCGCAGGTCGAGGCACACTGCAACATCGGCGCGCGTCGGTTGCAACGACTGTTTGCGAAATACATCGGAGCGCCGCCCAAATGGGCCCTCGCGCGGTACCGCATCCACGACGTCGTGAGCGAACTGGACGGCGGGTACGACGGATCGCTCGCGGACCTGGCCGCGCGATACGGCTGGTTCGACCAGGCGCACTTCTCTCGTGAGTTCACCGAACTCGTCGGCGTCCCACCGAGTTCCTACGGGGCGTGA
- a CDS encoding nucleotidyltransferase family protein: protein MSRDAVGVLLAAGAGRRYGSPKVLAEGGRWLQTAVDALVDGGCDEVVVVLGAADAPMPDSARAVWAPDWATGMGASLRAGLSAADDASFAVVHVVDTPDVGSEVVAAVLEAAGATGLARAVFDGSPGHPVVFGREYWDAVIAGATGDTGARDFLRGRDDVAFVECSEWATGVDQDYRS from the coding sequence GTGTCTCGGGATGCGGTCGGAGTGCTGTTGGCCGCCGGTGCCGGACGCCGATACGGCTCGCCGAAGGTTCTTGCCGAAGGCGGCCGATGGTTGCAGACAGCCGTCGACGCTCTGGTGGACGGTGGATGCGACGAGGTTGTGGTCGTCCTGGGTGCGGCGGATGCTCCGATGCCCGACAGTGCTCGTGCCGTGTGGGCACCCGACTGGGCGACGGGGATGGGCGCGTCGCTTCGAGCAGGCTTGTCGGCGGCAGATGATGCTTCGTTCGCGGTGGTGCATGTCGTGGATACCCCGGACGTCGGGTCCGAGGTGGTGGCGGCGGTGCTGGAGGCAGCTGGGGCCACCGGGCTCGCACGCGCCGTGTTCGACGGTTCTCCCGGCCACCCGGTTGTGTTCGGGCGTGAATACTGGGATGCGGTCATCGCCGGCGCCACTGGGGACACAGGCGCTCGCGATTTTCTTCGCGGCCGTGACGACGTGGCCTTCGTGGAGTGTTCCGAGTGGGCGACGGGTGTGGACCAGGACTATCGATCGTGA
- a CDS encoding DUF2461 domain-containing protein yields MAFTGIPFAALDFYEDLEADNSKVWWNAHKDVYQESVKEPMTALLAELEPEFGTAKLFRPYRDVRFSKDKTPYKAHQGAFVAKGPALGYYVQIDPAGLFVAGGFYHSTTEGIARFREAVDTEVRGSELEGIIAGMNKAGFEVGGDQLKTKPRGYDADHPRIDLLRHKSLTVGKHFGSPEWLETPKAAAEIRDAWRKMNPLVEWAEQVLN; encoded by the coding sequence ATGGCTTTCACTGGAATCCCGTTCGCGGCGCTCGACTTCTACGAGGACCTCGAAGCGGACAACAGCAAGGTGTGGTGGAACGCCCACAAGGACGTCTATCAGGAGTCGGTCAAAGAACCTATGACGGCGCTCCTCGCCGAACTGGAACCCGAGTTCGGAACCGCGAAGCTGTTTCGGCCGTATCGCGACGTCCGGTTCTCCAAGGACAAGACTCCGTACAAGGCACACCAAGGCGCGTTCGTCGCGAAGGGCCCGGCTCTGGGGTACTACGTTCAGATCGACCCCGCCGGACTGTTCGTCGCCGGCGGCTTCTATCACTCGACGACCGAGGGCATCGCACGCTTCAGGGAGGCCGTCGACACCGAGGTCCGCGGATCCGAGCTCGAGGGCATCATCGCAGGCATGAACAAAGCCGGCTTCGAGGTCGGTGGTGACCAACTCAAGACCAAACCCCGTGGATACGACGCAGATCACCCACGCATCGATCTCCTGCGCCACAAGAGCTTGACCGTCGGCAAACATTTCGGTTCACCCGAGTGGCTCGAAACTCCGAAGGCTGCTGCGGAGATCCGCGATGCGTGGCGAAAGATGAACCCGCTGGTCGAGTGGGCGGAGCAGGTGTTGAACTAG
- a CDS encoding haloacid dehalogenase type II: MTTQLPAAKALLFDVFGTVVDWRTSVASQVAAALPSTVDSYAFADRWRSLYQPAMELVRSGRREFTRLDVLHLESLRTVLAEFEVTLPEETVVDLNRAWHRLDPWPDSVDGITLLKSAHIVAPLSNGNISLLLDMAKNAGLPWDAILGAEPVRAYKPMPDAYLRTADILGLAPGECMMVAAHNSDLAAARDCGFQTAFVARPSEHGPRQTTDLSAETDWTYSTDSIIELAKKMGC, encoded by the coding sequence CTGACCACCCAGCTACCTGCCGCGAAAGCGCTGCTGTTCGACGTCTTCGGCACTGTCGTCGACTGGCGAACGAGCGTCGCCTCACAGGTTGCAGCAGCGCTGCCGTCGACGGTGGATTCGTACGCATTCGCCGATCGCTGGAGAAGTTTGTATCAGCCTGCGATGGAACTGGTTCGCTCCGGCCGCCGCGAGTTCACTCGCCTAGATGTGCTGCATCTCGAAAGTTTGCGCACCGTGCTGGCGGAATTCGAGGTGACGCTTCCCGAGGAAACCGTCGTCGACTTGAATCGTGCGTGGCACCGACTCGATCCCTGGCCGGACTCCGTGGACGGCATCACCCTCCTGAAGTCCGCACACATCGTTGCGCCGCTGTCGAACGGCAACATCTCGCTTCTGCTCGACATGGCAAAGAATGCGGGACTGCCGTGGGACGCGATCCTCGGCGCCGAACCCGTTCGCGCCTACAAGCCGATGCCCGACGCCTATCTCCGCACCGCAGACATCCTCGGCCTCGCCCCGGGCGAGTGCATGATGGTCGCGGCACACAACTCCGATCTGGCAGCAGCTCGTGACTGCGGCTTCCAGACCGCCTTCGTCGCCCGCCCGAGTGAACACGGACCCCGGCAGACCACCGACCTCTCGGCCGAGACGGATTGGACCTACAGCACCGACTCGATCATCGAACTGGCGAAGAAGATGGGCTGCTAG
- a CDS encoding FAD binding domain-containing protein, protein MDLGTIEDIVVARERSELPLGDEHTAVIAGGTWLLSEKQDHLRRLVDITTLGWAPLTESDDGLDIAATCTIEQLSRASFDRDWPATTLFHRCATALLASFKIWKVATVGGNVCLALPAGAMVSLTTALDGVALVWSPDGTDYRIPVTDLVTGPHENALKAGEVVRSIRLPAHALMSRTAFRKNALSPLGRSASVVIGRIDPGNQFVLSVTASTTRPFVLRFPEPPTAEVLESALSDSIPNSAWYDDPHGAPDWREHISRKSAREILEELTC, encoded by the coding sequence ATGGATCTGGGAACGATCGAGGACATCGTGGTCGCACGCGAGCGGTCCGAACTTCCTCTCGGTGACGAACACACCGCTGTCATCGCAGGCGGGACCTGGTTGTTATCGGAAAAGCAAGACCATCTACGACGCCTCGTCGACATCACCACCCTCGGGTGGGCCCCGCTGACCGAATCGGACGACGGTCTCGACATCGCGGCGACATGCACCATCGAGCAGCTCTCGCGAGCGAGCTTCGACCGCGACTGGCCGGCCACCACCCTGTTCCACCGGTGCGCAACCGCATTGCTCGCCTCGTTCAAAATCTGGAAAGTTGCGACCGTGGGCGGAAACGTGTGCTTGGCTTTGCCTGCAGGAGCGATGGTTTCGCTCACAACAGCGCTGGACGGGGTTGCGTTGGTTTGGTCACCTGACGGCACCGACTACCGTATTCCGGTGACCGATCTGGTCACCGGTCCACACGAGAACGCATTGAAGGCCGGCGAGGTGGTCCGCAGCATTCGACTTCCCGCCCACGCCTTGATGTCCCGGACCGCGTTCAGGAAGAACGCTCTGTCACCGCTCGGGCGGTCCGCGTCCGTCGTCATCGGCAGAATCGACCCCGGCAACCAATTCGTCCTGTCGGTCACCGCGTCGACCACACGCCCCTTCGTCCTGCGCTTCCCGGAACCTCCCACCGCCGAGGTTCTCGAATCAGCGCTTTCGGACAGCATTCCGAACTCCGCATGGTACGACGATCCGCACGGTGCACCGGACTGGCGTGAACACATCAGCCGCAAGTCGGCTCGGGAGATCCTCGAGGAGTTGACGTGTTAG